From Punica granatum isolate Tunisia-2019 chromosome 1, ASM765513v2, whole genome shotgun sequence:
atatagccaaatttattcatttataacTCAAACTCAAATTTTAGCATAATTATAGAACTTCCGATTCAATTATCCATGAGTCAATTTTTTGAATACCCACATGATACTGGAAGTGTTTCTAACTATTAcaagagaaaaattaaaatttgtttcTTTCTGCACTCTTTGATTAGCCGGCAATAATATTACAAgtacatttattaatttatacaaATCCAATTTTCTAATTAAGGTTTTTACGCTATATATCTCATTATTTTACCATTTTCtcaaattcatattttaaaaattacccaaaaagGACTATGGTTCACATGttatttcaaatctatcacggcaTCAATTTGACTATCAATGAAACGTAAGTGGACCCCTAACCTATCCCAtggctttaatttttttttcaaatctatccaatggttttaatttttttctaaaatctaTCATGGGCAAAGAGCCATAGTGACAAGGATGGGTCCACTTACGTTTCACGTCAGCAACaccattaaaaattgacggaCAAATTGGCGTTGGATGGATCTGGAATAACATGTCAACCATGGGCcttttggataatttttaaaccatgaaatatatttaagaaaaaatgtcAAATCATGGGATATATGGCCTTAAAACACCTTCTAGTTATGATAATATTTGTGGAACTTATGAATTCTCaatttacaataattttttagattttatataaaatatcagAAGATATTTGTCACACCCTGAGTCCTACATCGATTGTGCAAATGTAAGATCTTGGATTTATATGTAAGAGCCAATGAcctttattattgttgttgttgttattgttgtggttgttattgttattattattattactactaattatataataattaatttatcgaATAATGCTAATTAATGCTTGCAGCATAgataagtaaaagaaaaaaaatacaaagaaaagaaatgaaaagaagttcgaaaaaataaagagttgATATGTGGCAATATATGCAAGGAAGAAATTGGATTCTCGAACGATAAGTGCTTACTTTTTAGGATACCCAGAGAAATCCAAAGGGTACAGGTTTTATTGCCCTAACCATAGTCCGAGATTGTAGAAACCAAAAATGTAAGATTAATTGAAGATTGTGACGTCAGTGGGAGTTCTAAAAGCCAAAATGTGGACATTAATGAGATAAGGGTAAACATTCCCATATCTATAAATGCTCCTCCATCCAAATACGCTCCGAATATAGTTCCAATTGTTGAACCACAATTTGACAATTCCGAGCAGTATTTGAGTAATGAGACACCCAATGAAGAAACTAATTCACTAGCATCTGAAGTGAATGAACCACAAGGAATACCATTAAGAAGATCacaaagagaaagaaaaactgCAATTCCGGATGATTATGTGGTTTATTTACAACAATCAGATTTTGATCTTGGAATTAATAAAGATCCGGTTTCATTTTCACAAGCCATGAAATTTCTCGAGTTTAATAAATGGATTGATGCTATGAAAGATGAATTAAAATCCATGGAACAAAACAAAGTCCGGGATCTCGTTCGGTTACTGAAGGATTGTAAACGAGTCGGGTGTAAATGGGTCTTTAAGACCAAGCGCGATTCAAGGGGTAATATCAAACGATATAAAGCTAGACTTGTTGCAAGGGGTTTTACTCAAAAAGATGGCATTGATTATAAGGAAACCTTTTCACCGGTTTCAAAGAAAGACTCATTAATGGCTCAATATGATTTAGAGTTACACCATATCGCTGTGAAAACAGCCTTTCTTAAAGGTGATATTGAGGAGGAAATTTATATGGACCAACCATAAGGTTTCTCAATGGAAGGAAATGGTCACATGGCGTGTAAACTTAAAAAGTCTTAAGTTCAATGATACAAACTTGTACGAGGCCGGATATTAGCTTTGCTGTTGGTATGTTAGGCCAATATCAAAGCAACCATGGCATTGATCACTTGAAAGCTGCAAAGAAAGTTCTAAGGTAACCGCAAGGAACGAAGGATTACGTGCTCATGTATAAGAAGGCCAATCAATTAGAAGCGATTGAATACTCGGATTCAGATTTTGCTGGATGTCTCGATAGTCggaagtgcacattcggctaCTTATTTCTACTACGTGAAGTAGCAGTTTCGTGGAAAAGTGCCAAACAGACTGTTATTGCTTCATCCACTATGGAAGCAGAGTTTGTGGCATGTTTTGAAGCCACAATTCTAGCATTATGGTTCTAAAACTTTATTTCAGGATTGACGTTGTTTATCAGCCAAGTGGGAGAATGTTAGAATATTCCAGTATGTGGCCTGATATGGTAGATATTCTGCGTATAATTTTGAATTATGCAATTGcctaatttatgaaattaccATAATTATCTTAATAGCTAATTAAATCTCATCCATTCATTCGGTTACTTAATGGACGTACCGGATTAAAGATCAATAGATGTAAATTGGTCTCTCCCTACCCATTACGTTACACTGAAATTACAGTATTACACCATCAAAAAGTCTTTGTAAAGTGAGAACAAGGGTTAAGGGAGAGGGGCCGATTTATTCCTGCGGAGAAAGGTTTGTTCAGCGAATCTCGAGATGGCCACATTTTCCGCATAGGGTACTTCTTATCGTGAGAATTATCTGGTCCAAGATCCTAATTTACTAAAGCCTTACGAATAATTACGATTACATAAATTACACTTGTGGTACAAACTCTATTACAAATATAACACTTTAGTACAAACTTTAAAAAGCGAAGCAATCaagtataaaattattttaaattgtgaTAATAAGCAACATTCCATCAATTTTGGGCTAACAACGTCAACTTTTGCTGAGGTAGTAGTTGACATGTAGTGCTTAGAAGACATGGGTCTTACATGGCGAACAAATGTGATATttctaaattataaataaatataaatagaaatagaaatatttattaaattcaaataaaataaaagattagaattaaaattaaaataattataaaatactgtttctgaaaaattataattaagaaaatataacataactattttaaaaataaaaataaatttaaaaacttaaagagagagaaagagatcgATTGAGATCTCTCCCGATCGAGGATGGGGGCGCCATTGCTTGCCAGCTCACTCCAGACCATGGCCACCAGTGGTGTCTGAACAAGGTCTGGGACAGTTAGCGGCGCCCCTACCTCTATGATTCAATCGAAAtttaaggggggaaaaaacTAAGAGGATGGAGAAGGAGGATGAGAAGAGGTTGAAGAGCAAATCTCAAGGCAGACCCAGAAAGCAAAATCACTTACCatttccagtcactgtcacttGCTTCATTGTCGACTGTGAAGCTCGCTTCCTTCTGCTTCAatttcccctctctctcccatCTCCCTcttctctcccttttttttttttcccgattgAATCAGAGGGTAGGGGCACCCCTGCCGACCACCTCACCCCCAAATGTGGTCGCAAGAGGGCTTCGACAATGTTGGCGACCATGGTTGGGAGTGAGGTGGCTAGCGGGGGCGCCCCTACCCCTGATTCGAAGATCTCAGTCGAGtctccttttttaaaaatatatatatatcttttaattttttaatttaatctaatttacctttgattttcaaaataatctatgttattttttctaaagtataatttttgaaattattttgaaattttttattatcattattctattttattttatttcaaatataatcttttttattttatttgaattttataatatttttattttatttttgaattaaaaatgtCACATCTTTCCGCCATATAAGATCCATATCTTTCAAACATTACATGTCAGCGACCACCTCATCAAAAATGGATTTTGTTagtccaaaattgacggaatgtagCTAATTGTCACAATTTGAAACAATTTTGTACTTAATTGTTGCACTTTTTAAAGTTTGTACTAAAGTGCTATATTTGCAATAAAATTTGTACCGCCACTGTGATcaatatttttactttatcttttttattttaattacattttctaattttgaaaaactaagaataacttttatttattaaaagtcATGGAACTTTACTAAACACGAGTCCTCCGAAATCAACATGaacgttatatatatatagtataatctTTGGATTAAATTAGTTTGTTGCTCCAATTTTTGTTTGTCATATGTcaaaatttatcaaaagagCAGACATGAAATTCGTCCAATGCAATGACTTCGTGGATCAACTTAAAGGGATGCAATCCTTAAAAAGATTTCCCACCTACAGGAAAAAGTTTACAAATTTCTAGTgctaaatgaataaaatttaaaataatttgtttatctTTATAGAAAGGAAATTCATGAGattagtacaatgaaataaaaaatataataattaataaaaggacATGAATAGTCTCATTGATTATCGAACCTACAATATCTTGATTGTTAGGTGATGACGTGCGCCACTGCACAACATCctcttttaattcttttttttctcccatGACAAGGGAGATTCTTGATCTTGAATAGCACGGGATATGGAAAgggaaataaataaacatgaaaaatttcacatattaaagatattaattaaggaaacaactttcaatatattttatttatttattatattttacattatcaactaaaaataaaaattaaaacgtATACATTACGCAGATTACGTGATTAGTAAATCAACAAAAATAGAGTTGGTGTTTGAAGCGGATTGAAACAAGTTGACAATTTAGGAAGTATTTTGAGTCAATCTAGGAAGTATTTTAATTACAATGGAGATTCCTGATCTTAACTAGCACGGATACCAACAAAAGTGTTGGCTAAGTGGTAAGCAGCTCCCTCCTGTAAGGAAGAAAACACAAGTTTGAATTTCGGGAAGCGCActtattggaaaaaaaaacctttaaTGCTTGATCTCTCGACTAGATTAATCAGACCCCATTGAACTTCTGGATACCGgggtacacaccgaaaaactaGCACGGGATATGGAATGGCGAAAAGATAAACATGAAAAATTTcacatattaaaaatattaattaatatcaaaGATGGTGTAGCACAATGACACACGCCATCGCCTGTTAACCTAAAGGTCGCAGGTTCGATACCTAGTGGAACTACCCTACCCCTTTATTACTTATTTaagatttctctttcattgtacTTACGGTTTGAGCCtcatttgtaataaaaaatattaattaatgaaacaactttcaatatattttattttatatattttacattatcaactaaaaacaaaatgaagaTGTACGGAACACGGGTTACGAACTAAACAGAGTCAGCTGTTTGAAGCATATTGGAACAATATGACAATCTTATCTTATATAACTAAAACTTCATGCGGATTATAAATTGATGCTTCTGCCGGACAACCCCAAACATGCAAGTGTCTTAAACTAGGTTTTCTTCCAGTCCACAACTCAAAAGGAGTTTTCGAAACAGCCTTACTAGGAATCCCATTTAACAATTAAACAGCAGTTTTTAGTGCATACATCCACAATGATTTGGGCAAGGTGGAGTTACTCATCGTGCTTCTAACCATATCCATTAGCATCCGATTTCGCCTTTCTGCAATCCCATTTTGCTGAGGTGTGCTTGGCATAGTATGCCATGCACATATGCCACGTTTCTTAAGGAATTTAGCAAATGGACTAGGACACTGTTCTCTCTCATCATGTTTCTCTATCAGACCCAATGGTTTTCACTTTTCTATCTAATTGCCTTTCAACCTCATGTATGTAAACCTCAAGAGCTTTTACCGCTTAAgatttttcattaagcaaataGACATAACCATAACGGGAAAAATCATCAATGAAGTTGATAAAATACCTTTCTCCACCAAAAGATGGAGTGTTAAAAGGACCACATATATCAGCGTGTATAATTTTAAGAAGCTGAGTGCTTCTCGTGGCTCCTTTCTTACTATCTTTGGTTTACTTTCCCTTAATGCAATTCACACATATTCCAAGATCAGTAAAATCCAAATTTGGAATAATTTCATTCTTTACTAATCTTAGTAATCTTTCTTTGGATATATGACCCAAACGTCTATGCCACAAGTATGCAGAATTCTCATTTGACATGCTACGCTTAATACCAACATTATGATAAACAGTAAGTAAGGATTCCGCAAAAGAGtcattaaatttcaatttgtatAATCCATCACAAAGAATACCAGAACCAATTAAAGCAGTATTCTTAAACAAACTGAAACATCCATGTCCGAACTTAACAGTAAACCCTGAAGCATCAAGCTTTGAAAGGGAAATCAGGTTCCTAGAAACTGAAGCTACACAGAGAGTCTGGAACAAGTCTAAGTGATGACCGGTGTCCACGATAAATCGATAAGTCCATTTGCCTTCAATTGGAGCCTTCATACGATTTCCCATGAACAGAAAGTTCTCAGTTGGGCTTGGGGTTTGGATCGTAAGGAATCCCAGGATCATGTTGGATACATGAGTAGTAGCACCAGAATCAAGCCACCAAGTATTATTAGGAACTTCAGTTAAGTGTAATTCGAAACATAAATAAAGATTAGATTTACCTTTCTTTTCGAACCAAGCCTTATGTTTCAGGCAATCTTTCTGATAGTGCCTTTCTTTCTTGCAAAAATGTTTGTTCCTTCTTTTCAGCCCCTAAAGCTTTAGCAGgtgctttcttcttcttgaactTGTTGGCCCTCGCTTTAAGTCCTTTTCCAGCTCCTTGACCCACGAGGTTAACAGAATGACTTTCTTGTATTTTCAGTCTCGATTCCTCCTGAGTGAGCAATCCTTAAGAGTGTTACAGTCGATTTGGTATGGTCTATACTGAGGAGGTAGTGAATTGAGAATGAGTTGCACTAAGAAGGAGTCATCCACATTCATCCCCAAGGTCTTTAACCTTGCCGCAATATTAGTCATCTCGATGATATGGTCTTGCATACTCCTCGACCCAGTATACTTCACGGTCGTGAGCTCAGCCATTAGAGTACCAGCGAGCGACTTGTCAGCAGAACAAAATCTTTCTTCCACAAACTTAAGGTATTCCTTGGCACTTACTGTTTGTGGAATAGGGGTCTTAATGTTGTTGGTAATAGTCATTCTCATAAACATAAGGCACAATCTGTTAGACCATGTCCATGCTTTATGATAAAAACTTTTCATCCTCATTGCTCTCATCTATAATGCAGTAGGCTCATCTTCAAACAGTGCTAAGTCAAGATGCATGTGAATGAAGTGAAACAGcaggtgtatatatatatatatatatatatatacacctgCTCATTAGATAAGCAATCACATAATAATCAGATAATCAAATCATCAGAATATATCATAGCACTCCTTTGGGTAGATACTATAATATATTATCCTTAATTAAATGCCATTAACAACTTAATTAggtaaattaaatattttcagcCAAACATACATGATATCTTTGGATATGGAAGTATATATGaccaaaaatattaatataccCCATTATGCTCACTAACCACATAAAACAATTTACCTTTGGGTAATTCCTGAAGTTCTAATGATAAGTGaatgtatatttatatctgTTGATCTTTAATCCCCGTACGTCCATCAAGTAACCGAATGAATGGATGAGATTTAATCAACTATTAAGATAATTGTGGTAGTTTCATAAATTATACAATTGCGTAATCCAGAATTATACGCAGAATATCTACCATATCAGGCCACATACTAGAATATTCTAACATTCCatccatttatatattaatgctTTCGCTTGTCATCAATTTTTCCTAGTGATCGGTTGCCTTCAAAAACTGcagttgaattgaaaaatcataaataaaaagattaataTGCGAGCCGACTTTAACTGTTACaaatttcattcaatttaacaaATCTAGCATAACAACTAAActttgatattatatataaccaATAATCATAAAAGCATATAAAAACTGTTTTATttgaatagaaaaatattgtgTTCATAAACTCTGTGGATCATAAAATGTATTACTTCTCAATGCAAATTGTTCAGAAACTTATCCGCTCACAGTACATGTATAAAGAAAACTAGTTATAAAATATGCATGGACTCCAATTTGCAACTCTAAGTAGTCTGTTTCTTTGATGATGAATTATGGCATTAAAGGCCGTAAATGGGAGAAAAAGAAGCGTATGCCAGATTTGATTTTTTCACCATCTTCATTAGATTGAATCTTTTTGCGAATATATTCCTTTTCTATGGTACTTCTTTTATAGCAACAGACCATCAAGTACTAAACGCAGATATTTTGGTTAGCCTGCATACAAGCTGATGTTGCTGCTCTGTTTAATGATTAGGAGAGGTGTAATCTGGCAGTTTGgaattttgatatatttcaGGCCGTTTTATTCTAATTGTCCCGGCCGGACATGCAGATTGGGCTCGTCTTCAAAAGCTCCACGATGGAATCcacccaaaaataaattaataaattaataaataaaaagcacCATGATGGAGATTATCTCAAATCTTTTTTTCCAGGATACAGATTACTCTTGGATTGGACTACTATGGATTCAGGCATGTCCGGATGGtgacagttttttttttttttgggctcgCATATATGGTTGTGTTTTTATTCTTCGTATTCAGCTCCTTTACATACAACACCGAGTCTTACAAAGATATAATGAAGATCTGTTGAATAGTTCTTACGGGTTCGAGCTATTATATGGCATTCTGTGGACATGATAAGCCTATACATCACTGTGCATCTAACTGAATCAGCCATTGTCATGATGGTGTCTTTCTATCAATAATATGATCGAATTTAACTTCATCTTTTCCAAGCTTATAATATGGGTTGGTAGAATCAAATCACCAATTTGCGATCATAAAAATTTCCGATGAAACATGTTTAATCTTATCACAGTAGATTTCACCATATTCTCAAGAAGAAAATAGTCAAGGATTGGGAATATATACGATATAAGTTTTGCATTAAAATCATCTCCGGTTTCCTCAAAGTTCGAATTTCTACCGCTTCAATCTCAATAGAGTTGGACAAGTAGTTAAAGGGTGTGACTTTCTTGGAAAGTCCCAAGTTTAAGTTAACTCAAAAACCATATAAAAGAGCACAACGTATTGGGCGCCGGCTATTTGCATGGTCTGTGGCAGGAGACCTGTTCCGTGAGCTTGTAGAATCCATTTAGACCGTGAGATTAGTAGGCAAAACCTGAACACCCTCgttgtccaaaaaaaaaaatcgagttTCTTCAATTTCGTGTTTCAATAATGTCTTGGGTATTCCGAGTTTCGTGCTATCTTAGGTTTCAATTGACTATTCTAAGTTCAATCTCGGGCGTGTCCCTTTGATCTCGGTTTACTAAGTTTGGGGCCTTTTAATCAACCATGTTTGAGTTTAATCTATATTCTGTATAGAATCAAACTCCATGCGCATGCATGCCATGTTCATTCACATAATTAACTCACTCAAACATTATAGCTACGTACATGCATGCGTGCAACCAAAAGGTAGACATTAAGCTGATACATCTGCGCTCTGTCGACTTTAGTTCCTTCAGCTCTTATTCATGCATGGATCGATTACATTACATTAATATACACTAAAACCCCATTTCCCGGTGTACTTAACTCATTAGTTGGAAGTCGGTGGCTTGTGCTTGGGTGGTGGTTTGTAGCCCTTGGGAGGGTGATGGCCATTGAGTGCAGTGACCTCCTCCTCCGCGGTCGGTGGCTTGTGCTTGGGTGGTGGTTTGTAGCCCTTGGGAGGGTGATGGCCATCGAGTTCAGTGGCCTCCTCCTCCGCGGTCGGTGGCTTGTGCTTGGGTGGTGGTTTGTAGCCCTTGGGAGGGTGATGGCCATCGAGTTCAGTGGCCTCCTCCTCCGCGGTCGGTGGCTTGTGCTTGGGTGGTGGTTTGTAGCCCTTGGGAGGGTGATGGCCATCGAGTTCAGTGGCCTCCTCCTCCGCGGTCGGTGGCTTGTGCTTGGGTGGTGGTTTGTAGCCCTTGGGAGGGTGATGGCCATCGAGTTCAGTGGCCTCCTCCTCCGCGGTCGGTGGCTTGTGCTTGGGTGGTGGTTTGTAGCCCTTGGGAGGGTGATGGCCATCGAGTTCAGTGGCCTCCTCCTCCGCGGTCGGTGGCTTGTGCTTGGGTGGTGGTTTGTAGCCCTTGGGAGGGTGATGGCCATCGAGTTCAGTGGCCTCCTCCTCCGCGGTCGGTGGCTTGTGCTTGGGTGGTGGTTTGTAGCCCTTGGGAGGGTGATGGCCATCGAGTTCAGTGGCCTCCTCCTCCGCGGTCGGTGGCTTGTGCTTGGGTGGTGGTTTGTAGCCCTTGGGAGGGTGATGGCCATCGAGTTCAATGGCCTCCTCCTCTGCGGTCGGTGGCTTGTGCTTGGGTGGTGGTTTGTAGCCCTTGGGAGGGTGATGGCCATCGAGTTCAGTGGCCTCCTCCTCCGCGGTCGGTGGCTTGTGCTTGGGTGGTGGTTTGTAGCCCTTGGGAGGGTGATGACCATCGAGTTTAGTGGCCTCCTCCTCCGTGGTCGGTGGCTTGTGCTTGGGTGGTGGTTTGTAGCCCTTGGGAGGGTGATGACCATCGAGTTCAGTGGCCTCCTCCATTGTGGGTGGCTTGTGCTTTGGTGGCGGTTTATAGCCCTTGGGAGGATGGTGATCGAGCTCCTCTTCGAGGGAAGTCTCCTCCGGGGGTGGAGGCCTCCTCGGGGGCCCTCTCCTTGGGGGCAGTCTCTTCGGTGGCAATTGACCAGCCACGGTGGTGTATAACACCACAAAAATGAGCAACACTAGCATGAACTTGGGAGCCATTTTAGGAAGCATGTATTTTGATGTAGTTAAGGATGTTTTCTTCTCACATATTGAATGAGATATGAAAGGAATGATGAGCAATTTATAGTTGGATTTGGGGAGGCTAAGCAGTGACACTTGGCTCATTTGCTTTTGGGAAAAAAGATGTGGAAAATTGGTCCAAAAATGAAGATCTGGGATTTGCCTCTTGAAAATGTCCCACCACTGAGCTGAAATGTTGGACTATTGGGTTAAGTTTGCACCTGGGACAGGTAACTAACATCATATGCTATCTTATATTAAAGTTTGtcaattattaaattgagagAACTGCCACTGGGACGTATGGAATAACACTGAACCTACTTGATTTTACTACTGGGAAGTAtggattaaattaaataacagTTAATACTGAACCTACTGGATTTCACTACTATataatgagaaaaataatttgtcaTTTACGTACCAAATCAATTGGTAATCTTAATATATACCATAAAGTCTTGGTTGAATGATAAACAACTTCAACCCTCATAAGGAGAAAAGTACAAATTCAAGTCCAAGAAATTACACTTATTAGAAGGGGAAT
This genomic window contains:
- the LOC116203545 gene encoding proline-rich extensin-like protein EPR1; protein product: MAPKFMLVLLIFVVLYTTVAGQLPPKRLPPRRGPPRRPPPPEETSLEEELDHHPPKGYKPPPKHKPPTMEEATELDGHHPPKGYKPPPKHKPPTTEEEATKLDGHHPPKGYKPPPKHKPPTAEEEATELDGHHPPKGYKPPPKHKPPTAEEEAIELDGHHPPKGYKPPPKHKPPTAEEEATELDGHHPPKGYKPPPKHKPPTAEEEATELDGHHPPKGYKPPPKHKPPTAEEEATELDGHHPPKGYKPPPKHKPPTAEEEATELDGHHPPKGYKPPPKHKPPTAEEEATELDGHHPPKGYKPPPKHKPPTAEEEATELDGHHPPKGYKPPPKHKPPTAEEEATELDGHHPPKGYKPPPKHKPPTAEEEVTALNGHHPPKGYKPPPKHKPPTSN